A single Papilio machaon chromosome 12, ilPapMach1.1, whole genome shotgun sequence DNA region contains:
- the LOC106719203 gene encoding sodium/hydrogen exchanger 3 isoform X1, which translates to MTSLKHGVNLSRRACRRLLTALTAAALLVVTSSNPIESSTKQTPSITVDGISTYPGLGFGPMGPVVPLPGDPPGTQLRQKQETTTQLPTTVKPKKERSIVIAAVEFHRVETPFLIGLWIFFASIAKIGFHMAPKLSKMFPESCLLIFVGVLIGALLLSTHSVHVQPLTPDTFFLYMLPPIILDAGYFMPNRLFFDHLGTILLFAVVGTVFNTLTIGASLWACGQTGMFGCTTPLLDMLLFGALISAVDPVAVLAVFEEIHVDEVLYIVVFGESLLNDAVTVVLYHMFEAYTEMGASQLMYTDFLAGFASFLVVAFGGTCIGVVWGFATGLVTRFTHEVRVIEPIFIFVMAYLAYLNAEMFHMSGILAITFCGITMKNYVEANISHKSHTTIKYTMKMLSSSSETIIFMFLGVATVNNNHDWNTWFVLLTIVFCSVFRIIGVYIFSAVANKFRLHKLNTVEKFVMSYGGLRGAVAFALVLLIDPEVVQLQPMFVTTTIAVIYFTVFIQGITIKPLVKILNVKTAEKRKPTMNERIHERFMDHLMAGIEDILGKHGNHHMRDKFKRFDNRFIRPFLLRNYQGAEPKILETYSKLAMRDAIEYMQRNASTIGNISGAESMSAIFKNYTNANFNGSPSFSQLDSSTWNIDMQELEYNPSKKDLTDARIHHLLAEELCKPYRRHRRLSYSRHAVNDRDLGTQVNYKTHMNIRRLVGDRKHHHKRSKRGKQDGKNHVTFPEFQQNGSAKQFTHGKKKYYRLDYIDEVLQEDEDREPHREDTDGGITFTAKSPPGYKEVSPTSSHKENSSSLLNQLANLPGFNPLKARIVKQYAKTPEEILPTAVEKSLPWRRDRSTYNFVPNEDILEEDERRMSDDNDAYMTVAEQARVATPTATETMLPWKREETEGSGALKQSEFPSWASNKEYLAYSSPSATFLGGIEKPKHPKSIIGLFRRESSSSTQGAPELLSGSETEGNKTDGSKGESSVKGEVTSRTGPNLLSKRSTSLGGPSVLLMEDVAHSDPLGASSRPASIMQGPHRGQCRRGSMLELTGSLSRDAITEEKCSKSLPESERMGVRRLTLGQQSLPREPFIRQMPMTPNLLTSSSSDDSSDENT; encoded by the exons ATGACGTCACTCAAGCACGGAGTCAACCTGAGCAGGCGCGCTTGCAGGCGCTTGCTGACGGCCCTGACCGCAGCTGCACTCCTGGTGGTTACTTCTAGCAATCCTATTGAA AGTTCGACGAAACAAACTCCGTCCATTACAGTCGATGGCATCTCTACCTATCCAGGTCTGGGGTTCGGTCCGATGGGGCCCGTGGTGCCGCTCCCCGGGGACCCTCCCGGCACGCAGCTGCGGCAAAAACAAGAGACAACTACACAGCTACCGACAACAGTCAAAccgaagaaagaaagaagcaTTGTCATCGCTGCGGTTGAATTTCATCGTGTCGAAACTCCATTTCTAATTGGATTATGGATATTCTTTGCTAGCATTGCTAAGATTG GATTCCACATGGCTCCGAAGTTGTCGAAGATGTTCCCTGAGTCCTGCCTGCTGATTTTTGTGGGGGTTCTGATTGGAGCTCTACTTCTGAGCACACATAGTGTTCATGTGCAACCACTGACACCGGATACCTTTTTCCTGTATATGCTGCCACCTATCATACTGGACGCTGGTTATTTCATGCCGAACAGGCTTTTCTTCGACCATTTAGGAACGATATTACTATTCGCTGTAGTTGGAACTGTCTTCAATACATTAACTATAg GTGCATCACTATGGGCGTGTGGACAAACTGGAATGTTCGGATGCACCACGCCTCTGCTAGACATGCTGTTATTCGGCGCACTTATTTCTGCAGTAGATCCTGTCGCCGTACTGGCTGTCTTTGAAGAGATTCACGTAGATGAAGTACTGTATATCGTTGTGTTTGGTGAATCACTACTGAATGATGCTGTTACTGTGGTCTTGTATCACATGTTTGAAGCATATAC AGAAATGGGTGCATCGCAGCTGATGTACACGGATTTCCTGGCGGGTTTTGCGTCGTTCCTTGTGGTTGCATTTGGTGGAACATGCATTGGTGTCGTGTGGGGCTTTGCCACCGGCCTAGTGACGCGCTTCACACACGAAGTGAGGGTCATCGAGCCCATCTTTATTTTCGTGATGGCATACCTCGCATACCTCAACGCGGAGATGTTCCATATGAGCGGAATTTTAGC AATAACATTTTGCGGCATAACAATGAAGAATTATGTAGAAGCGAATATATCTCATAAATCTCACACCACTATAAAGTACACAATGAAGATGCTTTCGTCATCGTCCGAGACCATCATATTTATGTTCCTTGGCGTGGCCACTGTCAATAACAACCACGACTGGAACACGTGGTTCGTACTCTTGACCATCGTATTTTGCTCAGTATTTCGTATCATAG gCGTCTACATATTTAGTGCTGttgcaaataaatttagattGCACAAGTTGAATACTGTTGAGAAATTTGTTATGTCTTACGGAG GACTTCGAGGGGCAGTTGCATTTGCGTTAGTGCTATTAATAGATCCAGAAGTAGTACAACTACAGCCGATGTTTGTGACAACAACCATCGCTGTGATTTACTTCACCGTGTTCATACAAGGCATCACTATAAAGCCATTGGTGAAGATACTGAACGTGAAAACGGCAGAGAAGAGGAAGCCAACAATGAACGAAAGGATACATGAGCGA tttATGGATCATTTGATGGCGGGTATTGAAGACATTTTAGGCAAACATGGAAACCATCATATGAGGGATAAGTTTAAGAGATTTGATAACCGATTCATCCGACCGTTCTTGTTGAGGAATTATCAG ggAGCGGAGCCAAAAATATTGGAAACCTACTCAAAATTAGCAATGAGAGACGCGATAGAATACATGCAGAGAAATGCTTCCACGATCGGAAACATATCTGGCGCTGAATCGATGTcagctatattcaaaaattatacaaatgcTAATTTCAATGGAAG TCCCAGCTTTAGCCAATTAGACTCATCTACATGGAATATAGATATGCAAGAATTGGAATACAATCCGTCCAAGAAAGATTTAACAGATGCTAGGATTCATCACTTACTTGCCGAGGAACTCTGCAAACCGTACAGAAGA cATCGTCGCTTGAGCTACAGCAGACATGCAGTGAATGATCGAGATCTTGGCACACAAGTTAACTATAAGACACACATGAATATAAGAAGACTGGTTGGTGATAGGAAACACCACCACAAGCGCAGCAAACGTGGAAAACAG GATGGCAAAAACCATGTCACTTTCCCAGAATTCCAGCAAAATGGTTCAGCCAAACAGTTCACGCacggtaaaaaaaagtattatagattag ATTACATAGACGAAGTGCTACAGGAAGATGAAGATCGTGAGCCTCATAGAGAAGACACCGACGGCGGTATTACTTTTACTGCCAAATCCCCAC CTGGATATAAAGAAGTCAGCCCGACGTCCTCGCACAAGGAGAACAGTAGTTCGCTCTTAAATCAGTTGGCTAACCTGCCCGGGTTCAATCCATTGAAAGCGAGGATCGTAAAGCAATACGCTAAAACGCCAGAGGAGATACTGCCGACTGCCGTTGAAAAATCATTACCGTGGCGAAGGGACAGGTCCACGTACAATTTTG TACCAAACGAGGACATACTCGAAGAGGATGAGAGAAGAATGTCGGACGATAACg ATGCTTACATGACAGTGGCGGAGCAGGCTCGTGTGGCCACTCCGACGGCGACGGAGACCATGTTGCCATGGAAACGGGAGGAGACTGAAGGATCGGGCGCACTCAAGCAATCCGAGTTCCCCTCGTGGGCATCGAATAAAGAATACTTAGCTTATAGCTCCCCATCAGCTACTTTCTTAG GTGGCATAGAGAAGCCAAAACATCCGAAATCTATCATAGGTCTATTCCGAAGAGAGAGCTCAAGTTCCACACAAGGAGCCCCAGAGTTGCTGTCAGGCTCTGAGACTGAAGGGAATAAGACGGATGGCAGTAAAGGCGAATCTTCCGTGAAGGGAGAAGTAACTTCTAGAACTGGGCCGAATTTACTGTCGAAAAGAAGCACAAGCTTGGGAGGTCCGTCTGTATTACTAATGGAGGATGTAGCCCATTCTGATCCACTTGGCGCCTCTAGTAGACCAGCGAGCATCATGCAGGGACCGCATAGGGGGCAGTGTAGGAGGGGATCAATGCTAGAATTAACTGG GTCACTGTCACGGGATGCGATTACCGAGGAGAAATGCAGTAAATCATTGCCCGAGAGCGAGAGGATGGGTGTCAGGAGGCTGACACTGGGGCAGCAAAGTCTGCCACGAGAACCATTCATCAGGCAGATGCCGATGACACCAAATCTACTCACCAGCTCATCGTCAGACGACTCATCTGACGAAAATACCTGA
- the LOC106719203 gene encoding sodium/hydrogen exchanger 3 isoform X3, which translates to MTSLKHGVNLSRRACRRLLTALTAAALLVVTSSNPIESSTKQTPSITVDGISTYPGLGFGPMGPVVPLPGDPPGTQLRQKQETTTQLPTTVKPKKERSIVIAAVEFHRVETPFLIGLWIFFASIAKIGFHMAPKLSKMFPESCLLIFVGVLIGALLLSTHSVHVQPLTPDTFFLYMLPPIILDAGYFMPNRLFFDHLGTILLFAVVGTVFNTLTIGASLWACGQTGMFGCTTPLLDMLLFGALISAVDPVAVLAVFEEIHVDEVLYIVVFGESLLNDAVTVVLYHMFEAYTEMGASQLMYTDFLAGFASFLVVAFGGTCIGVVWGFATGLVTRFTHEVRVIEPIFIFVMAYLAYLNAEMFHMSGILAITFCGITMKNYVEANISHKSHTTIKYTMKMLSSSSETIIFMFLGVATVNNNHDWNTWFVLLTIVFCSVFRIIGVYIFSAVANKFRLHKLNTVEKFVMSYGGLRGAVAFALVLLIDPEVVQLQPMFVTTTIAVIYFTVFIQGITIKPLVKILNVKTAEKRKPTMNERIHERFMDHLMAGIEDILGKHGNHHMRDKFKRFDNRFIRPFLLRNYQGAEPKILETYSKLAMRDAIEYMQRNASTIGNISGAESMSAIFKNYTNANFNGSPSFSQLDSSTWNIDMQELEYNPSKKDLTDARIHHLLAEELCKPYRRHRRLSYSRHAVNDRDLGTQVNYKTHMNIRRLVGDRKHHHKRSKRGKQDGKNHVTFPEFQQNGSAKQFTHGKKKYYRLDYIDEVLQEDEDREPHREDTDGGITFTAKSPPGYKEVSPTSSHKENSSSLLNQLANLPGFNPLKARIVKQYAKTPEEILPTAVEKSLPWRRDRSTYNFVPNEDILEEDERRMSDDNDAYMTVAEQARVATPTATETMLPWKREETEGSGALKQSEFPSWASNKEYLAYSSPSATFLGLFRRESSSSTQGAPELLSGSETEGNKTDGSKGESSVKGEVTSRTGPNLLSKRSTSLGGPSVLLMEDVAHSDPLGASSRPASIMQGPHRGQCRRGSMLELTGSLSRDAITEEKCSKSLPESERMGVRRLTLGQQSLPREPFIRQMPMTPNLLTSSSSDDSSDENT; encoded by the exons ATGACGTCACTCAAGCACGGAGTCAACCTGAGCAGGCGCGCTTGCAGGCGCTTGCTGACGGCCCTGACCGCAGCTGCACTCCTGGTGGTTACTTCTAGCAATCCTATTGAA AGTTCGACGAAACAAACTCCGTCCATTACAGTCGATGGCATCTCTACCTATCCAGGTCTGGGGTTCGGTCCGATGGGGCCCGTGGTGCCGCTCCCCGGGGACCCTCCCGGCACGCAGCTGCGGCAAAAACAAGAGACAACTACACAGCTACCGACAACAGTCAAAccgaagaaagaaagaagcaTTGTCATCGCTGCGGTTGAATTTCATCGTGTCGAAACTCCATTTCTAATTGGATTATGGATATTCTTTGCTAGCATTGCTAAGATTG GATTCCACATGGCTCCGAAGTTGTCGAAGATGTTCCCTGAGTCCTGCCTGCTGATTTTTGTGGGGGTTCTGATTGGAGCTCTACTTCTGAGCACACATAGTGTTCATGTGCAACCACTGACACCGGATACCTTTTTCCTGTATATGCTGCCACCTATCATACTGGACGCTGGTTATTTCATGCCGAACAGGCTTTTCTTCGACCATTTAGGAACGATATTACTATTCGCTGTAGTTGGAACTGTCTTCAATACATTAACTATAg GTGCATCACTATGGGCGTGTGGACAAACTGGAATGTTCGGATGCACCACGCCTCTGCTAGACATGCTGTTATTCGGCGCACTTATTTCTGCAGTAGATCCTGTCGCCGTACTGGCTGTCTTTGAAGAGATTCACGTAGATGAAGTACTGTATATCGTTGTGTTTGGTGAATCACTACTGAATGATGCTGTTACTGTGGTCTTGTATCACATGTTTGAAGCATATAC AGAAATGGGTGCATCGCAGCTGATGTACACGGATTTCCTGGCGGGTTTTGCGTCGTTCCTTGTGGTTGCATTTGGTGGAACATGCATTGGTGTCGTGTGGGGCTTTGCCACCGGCCTAGTGACGCGCTTCACACACGAAGTGAGGGTCATCGAGCCCATCTTTATTTTCGTGATGGCATACCTCGCATACCTCAACGCGGAGATGTTCCATATGAGCGGAATTTTAGC AATAACATTTTGCGGCATAACAATGAAGAATTATGTAGAAGCGAATATATCTCATAAATCTCACACCACTATAAAGTACACAATGAAGATGCTTTCGTCATCGTCCGAGACCATCATATTTATGTTCCTTGGCGTGGCCACTGTCAATAACAACCACGACTGGAACACGTGGTTCGTACTCTTGACCATCGTATTTTGCTCAGTATTTCGTATCATAG gCGTCTACATATTTAGTGCTGttgcaaataaatttagattGCACAAGTTGAATACTGTTGAGAAATTTGTTATGTCTTACGGAG GACTTCGAGGGGCAGTTGCATTTGCGTTAGTGCTATTAATAGATCCAGAAGTAGTACAACTACAGCCGATGTTTGTGACAACAACCATCGCTGTGATTTACTTCACCGTGTTCATACAAGGCATCACTATAAAGCCATTGGTGAAGATACTGAACGTGAAAACGGCAGAGAAGAGGAAGCCAACAATGAACGAAAGGATACATGAGCGA tttATGGATCATTTGATGGCGGGTATTGAAGACATTTTAGGCAAACATGGAAACCATCATATGAGGGATAAGTTTAAGAGATTTGATAACCGATTCATCCGACCGTTCTTGTTGAGGAATTATCAG ggAGCGGAGCCAAAAATATTGGAAACCTACTCAAAATTAGCAATGAGAGACGCGATAGAATACATGCAGAGAAATGCTTCCACGATCGGAAACATATCTGGCGCTGAATCGATGTcagctatattcaaaaattatacaaatgcTAATTTCAATGGAAG TCCCAGCTTTAGCCAATTAGACTCATCTACATGGAATATAGATATGCAAGAATTGGAATACAATCCGTCCAAGAAAGATTTAACAGATGCTAGGATTCATCACTTACTTGCCGAGGAACTCTGCAAACCGTACAGAAGA cATCGTCGCTTGAGCTACAGCAGACATGCAGTGAATGATCGAGATCTTGGCACACAAGTTAACTATAAGACACACATGAATATAAGAAGACTGGTTGGTGATAGGAAACACCACCACAAGCGCAGCAAACGTGGAAAACAG GATGGCAAAAACCATGTCACTTTCCCAGAATTCCAGCAAAATGGTTCAGCCAAACAGTTCACGCacggtaaaaaaaagtattatagattag ATTACATAGACGAAGTGCTACAGGAAGATGAAGATCGTGAGCCTCATAGAGAAGACACCGACGGCGGTATTACTTTTACTGCCAAATCCCCAC CTGGATATAAAGAAGTCAGCCCGACGTCCTCGCACAAGGAGAACAGTAGTTCGCTCTTAAATCAGTTGGCTAACCTGCCCGGGTTCAATCCATTGAAAGCGAGGATCGTAAAGCAATACGCTAAAACGCCAGAGGAGATACTGCCGACTGCCGTTGAAAAATCATTACCGTGGCGAAGGGACAGGTCCACGTACAATTTTG TACCAAACGAGGACATACTCGAAGAGGATGAGAGAAGAATGTCGGACGATAACg ATGCTTACATGACAGTGGCGGAGCAGGCTCGTGTGGCCACTCCGACGGCGACGGAGACCATGTTGCCATGGAAACGGGAGGAGACTGAAGGATCGGGCGCACTCAAGCAATCCGAGTTCCCCTCGTGGGCATCGAATAAAGAATACTTAGCTTATAGCTCCCCATCAGCTACTTTCTTAG GTCTATTCCGAAGAGAGAGCTCAAGTTCCACACAAGGAGCCCCAGAGTTGCTGTCAGGCTCTGAGACTGAAGGGAATAAGACGGATGGCAGTAAAGGCGAATCTTCCGTGAAGGGAGAAGTAACTTCTAGAACTGGGCCGAATTTACTGTCGAAAAGAAGCACAAGCTTGGGAGGTCCGTCTGTATTACTAATGGAGGATGTAGCCCATTCTGATCCACTTGGCGCCTCTAGTAGACCAGCGAGCATCATGCAGGGACCGCATAGGGGGCAGTGTAGGAGGGGATCAATGCTAGAATTAACTGG GTCACTGTCACGGGATGCGATTACCGAGGAGAAATGCAGTAAATCATTGCCCGAGAGCGAGAGGATGGGTGTCAGGAGGCTGACACTGGGGCAGCAAAGTCTGCCACGAGAACCATTCATCAGGCAGATGCCGATGACACCAAATCTACTCACCAGCTCATCGTCAGACGACTCATCTGACGAAAATACCTGA
- the LOC106719203 gene encoding sodium/hydrogen exchanger 3 isoform X4, translating into MTSLKHGVNLSRRACRRLLTALTAAALLVVTSSNPIESSTKQTPSITVDGISTYPGLGFGPMGPVVPLPGDPPGTQLRQKQETTTQLPTTVKPKKERSIVIAAVEFHRVETPFLIGLWIFFASIAKIGFHMAPKLSKMFPESCLLIFVGVLIGALLLSTHSVHVQPLTPDTFFLYMLPPIILDAGYFMPNRLFFDHLGTILLFAVVGTVFNTLTIGASLWACGQTGMFGCTTPLLDMLLFGALISAVDPVAVLAVFEEIHVDEVLYIVVFGESLLNDAVTVVLYHMFEAYTEMGASQLMYTDFLAGFASFLVVAFGGTCIGVVWGFATGLVTRFTHEVRVIEPIFIFVMAYLAYLNAEMFHMSGILAITFCGITMKNYVEANISHKSHTTIKYTMKMLSSSSETIIFMFLGVATVNNNHDWNTWFVLLTIVFCSVFRIIGVYIFSAVANKFRLHKLNTVEKFVMSYGGLRGAVAFALVLLIDPEVVQLQPMFVTTTIAVIYFTVFIQGITIKPLVKILNVKTAEKRKPTMNERIHERFMDHLMAGIEDILGKHGNHHMRDKFKRFDNRFIRPFLLRNYQGAEPKILETYSKLAMRDAIEYMQRNASTIGNISGAESMSAIFKNYTNANFNGSPSFSQLDSSTWNIDMQELEYNPSKKDLTDARIHHLLAEELCKPYRRHRRLSYSRHAVNDRDLGTQVNYKTHMNIRRLVGDRKHHHKRSKRGKQDGKNHVTFPEFQQNGSAKQFTHGKKKYYRLDYIDEVLQEDEDREPHREDTDGGITFTAKSPLPNEDILEEDERRMSDDNDAYMTVAEQARVATPTATETMLPWKREETEGSGALKQSEFPSWASNKEYLAYSSPSATFLGGIEKPKHPKSIIGLFRRESSSSTQGAPELLSGSETEGNKTDGSKGESSVKGEVTSRTGPNLLSKRSTSLGGPSVLLMEDVAHSDPLGASSRPASIMQGPHRGQCRRGSMLELTGSLSRDAITEEKCSKSLPESERMGVRRLTLGQQSLPREPFIRQMPMTPNLLTSSSSDDSSDENT; encoded by the exons ATGACGTCACTCAAGCACGGAGTCAACCTGAGCAGGCGCGCTTGCAGGCGCTTGCTGACGGCCCTGACCGCAGCTGCACTCCTGGTGGTTACTTCTAGCAATCCTATTGAA AGTTCGACGAAACAAACTCCGTCCATTACAGTCGATGGCATCTCTACCTATCCAGGTCTGGGGTTCGGTCCGATGGGGCCCGTGGTGCCGCTCCCCGGGGACCCTCCCGGCACGCAGCTGCGGCAAAAACAAGAGACAACTACACAGCTACCGACAACAGTCAAAccgaagaaagaaagaagcaTTGTCATCGCTGCGGTTGAATTTCATCGTGTCGAAACTCCATTTCTAATTGGATTATGGATATTCTTTGCTAGCATTGCTAAGATTG GATTCCACATGGCTCCGAAGTTGTCGAAGATGTTCCCTGAGTCCTGCCTGCTGATTTTTGTGGGGGTTCTGATTGGAGCTCTACTTCTGAGCACACATAGTGTTCATGTGCAACCACTGACACCGGATACCTTTTTCCTGTATATGCTGCCACCTATCATACTGGACGCTGGTTATTTCATGCCGAACAGGCTTTTCTTCGACCATTTAGGAACGATATTACTATTCGCTGTAGTTGGAACTGTCTTCAATACATTAACTATAg GTGCATCACTATGGGCGTGTGGACAAACTGGAATGTTCGGATGCACCACGCCTCTGCTAGACATGCTGTTATTCGGCGCACTTATTTCTGCAGTAGATCCTGTCGCCGTACTGGCTGTCTTTGAAGAGATTCACGTAGATGAAGTACTGTATATCGTTGTGTTTGGTGAATCACTACTGAATGATGCTGTTACTGTGGTCTTGTATCACATGTTTGAAGCATATAC AGAAATGGGTGCATCGCAGCTGATGTACACGGATTTCCTGGCGGGTTTTGCGTCGTTCCTTGTGGTTGCATTTGGTGGAACATGCATTGGTGTCGTGTGGGGCTTTGCCACCGGCCTAGTGACGCGCTTCACACACGAAGTGAGGGTCATCGAGCCCATCTTTATTTTCGTGATGGCATACCTCGCATACCTCAACGCGGAGATGTTCCATATGAGCGGAATTTTAGC AATAACATTTTGCGGCATAACAATGAAGAATTATGTAGAAGCGAATATATCTCATAAATCTCACACCACTATAAAGTACACAATGAAGATGCTTTCGTCATCGTCCGAGACCATCATATTTATGTTCCTTGGCGTGGCCACTGTCAATAACAACCACGACTGGAACACGTGGTTCGTACTCTTGACCATCGTATTTTGCTCAGTATTTCGTATCATAG gCGTCTACATATTTAGTGCTGttgcaaataaatttagattGCACAAGTTGAATACTGTTGAGAAATTTGTTATGTCTTACGGAG GACTTCGAGGGGCAGTTGCATTTGCGTTAGTGCTATTAATAGATCCAGAAGTAGTACAACTACAGCCGATGTTTGTGACAACAACCATCGCTGTGATTTACTTCACCGTGTTCATACAAGGCATCACTATAAAGCCATTGGTGAAGATACTGAACGTGAAAACGGCAGAGAAGAGGAAGCCAACAATGAACGAAAGGATACATGAGCGA tttATGGATCATTTGATGGCGGGTATTGAAGACATTTTAGGCAAACATGGAAACCATCATATGAGGGATAAGTTTAAGAGATTTGATAACCGATTCATCCGACCGTTCTTGTTGAGGAATTATCAG ggAGCGGAGCCAAAAATATTGGAAACCTACTCAAAATTAGCAATGAGAGACGCGATAGAATACATGCAGAGAAATGCTTCCACGATCGGAAACATATCTGGCGCTGAATCGATGTcagctatattcaaaaattatacaaatgcTAATTTCAATGGAAG TCCCAGCTTTAGCCAATTAGACTCATCTACATGGAATATAGATATGCAAGAATTGGAATACAATCCGTCCAAGAAAGATTTAACAGATGCTAGGATTCATCACTTACTTGCCGAGGAACTCTGCAAACCGTACAGAAGA cATCGTCGCTTGAGCTACAGCAGACATGCAGTGAATGATCGAGATCTTGGCACACAAGTTAACTATAAGACACACATGAATATAAGAAGACTGGTTGGTGATAGGAAACACCACCACAAGCGCAGCAAACGTGGAAAACAG GATGGCAAAAACCATGTCACTTTCCCAGAATTCCAGCAAAATGGTTCAGCCAAACAGTTCACGCacggtaaaaaaaagtattatagattag ATTACATAGACGAAGTGCTACAGGAAGATGAAGATCGTGAGCCTCATAGAGAAGACACCGACGGCGGTATTACTTTTACTGCCAAATCCCCAC TACCAAACGAGGACATACTCGAAGAGGATGAGAGAAGAATGTCGGACGATAACg ATGCTTACATGACAGTGGCGGAGCAGGCTCGTGTGGCCACTCCGACGGCGACGGAGACCATGTTGCCATGGAAACGGGAGGAGACTGAAGGATCGGGCGCACTCAAGCAATCCGAGTTCCCCTCGTGGGCATCGAATAAAGAATACTTAGCTTATAGCTCCCCATCAGCTACTTTCTTAG GTGGCATAGAGAAGCCAAAACATCCGAAATCTATCATAGGTCTATTCCGAAGAGAGAGCTCAAGTTCCACACAAGGAGCCCCAGAGTTGCTGTCAGGCTCTGAGACTGAAGGGAATAAGACGGATGGCAGTAAAGGCGAATCTTCCGTGAAGGGAGAAGTAACTTCTAGAACTGGGCCGAATTTACTGTCGAAAAGAAGCACAAGCTTGGGAGGTCCGTCTGTATTACTAATGGAGGATGTAGCCCATTCTGATCCACTTGGCGCCTCTAGTAGACCAGCGAGCATCATGCAGGGACCGCATAGGGGGCAGTGTAGGAGGGGATCAATGCTAGAATTAACTGG GTCACTGTCACGGGATGCGATTACCGAGGAGAAATGCAGTAAATCATTGCCCGAGAGCGAGAGGATGGGTGTCAGGAGGCTGACACTGGGGCAGCAAAGTCTGCCACGAGAACCATTCATCAGGCAGATGCCGATGACACCAAATCTACTCACCAGCTCATCGTCAGACGACTCATCTGACGAAAATACCTGA